The following are encoded together in the Arcticibacterium luteifluviistationis genome:
- the ppk2 gene encoding polyphosphate kinase 2: protein MPYSAEDIQNAKTRDEFIEIAQQKGIDISKTMKNLRYEQELGQLQTELVNLQHWVIENKLRVAILFEGRDAAGKGGSIKRFKEHLNPRSMRVVALSKPTDDERGQWYFRRYIKELPNPGEIVFFDRSWYNRAVVEPVMGFCNNKQYEQFMVQVPEFEHMLYEDGVILIKFWFSISKEEQSKRFNDRLSNPLKQWKFSPVDQKGQELWEKYTYYKEQMFSKTHTTFSPWIIVKTNNKKRARLESIRHVLSKFEYPDKENAMVRLPPDPNVIVRYFRNANQIDI from the coding sequence ATGCCATATTCTGCAGAAGATATACAAAACGCCAAAACTAGAGATGAGTTTATAGAGATAGCCCAGCAAAAGGGTATTGATATAAGCAAGACCATGAAAAACTTGCGTTATGAGCAAGAATTAGGTCAACTTCAAACCGAACTCGTTAATCTTCAACATTGGGTAATAGAGAATAAACTAAGGGTGGCAATACTCTTTGAAGGGAGAGATGCTGCTGGTAAAGGTGGATCTATCAAAAGATTTAAAGAGCATCTAAATCCACGTTCTATGCGGGTGGTGGCTTTATCAAAACCAACAGATGATGAGCGTGGGCAATGGTATTTTAGACGATATATTAAGGAACTCCCTAACCCTGGAGAGATAGTTTTCTTTGACAGAAGCTGGTATAACAGAGCCGTAGTGGAACCTGTGATGGGTTTCTGTAACAATAAGCAGTATGAGCAATTCATGGTTCAGGTTCCTGAATTTGAACATATGCTTTATGAAGATGGCGTAATTCTTATCAAATTTTGGTTTTCTATTTCAAAAGAAGAGCAAAGCAAGCGTTTTAACGACCGTCTTTCTAATCCCTTAAAGCAATGGAAGTTTAGTCCGGTAGACCAAAAAGGACAAGAACTATGGGAAAAATACACCTATTATAAAGAACAAATGTTTAGCAAAACCCATACGACTTTCAGTCCATGGATTATTGTGAAAACGAATAATAAAAAGCGTGCTAGACTAGAGAGCATAAGACACGTTTTGTCGAAGTTTGAATACCCTGACAAAGAAAATGCCATGGTCAGATTACCACCTGACCCAAACGTGATTGTGAGATACTTTAGAAACGCTAACCAAATTGATATTTAA
- a CDS encoding vanadium-dependent haloperoxidase codes for MLKKSTFLVLLYAISHLSYGQQITSQNYQARDESNLVEFEFVLPAKQYDFKTSDLLVKWHVLIFDLLEQTNGYTPNVAARSLAYINLASYEAMLPAHPEYQSLSGQIQDYNRHEDYDIGPEQFSSPVAINNAIFYMIDELFTPAPYVWMEKVWAYKDSVNTVLAADLDEDTFQKSRNYGLAVGKMIYEYSKSDGGHRSYLRSYDMNYLLPECESCFEIHRSADLENTGPMHPGWQYNRSFMIENDTDFDIKPKVVFSKYPKSPFYKMANDVYEESKTVNPGNKKYVIANFWDDAAGFTYTAPGHSAAILTLVLRKEPVTLEKAAELYCRLGLALNDAIICSWKGKMKHNLIRPVAYINRYIDSAWEPKLLTPPFPEFPSGHSVQSAAMATVLSETVGSDIGFTDYSKFWVGEPRKFTSFWEAANETSISRFYGGIHYMDALDQGQDMGRLVGENILKLKFLKD; via the coding sequence ATGCTTAAAAAATCCACCTTCCTAGTCCTACTTTATGCTATTAGCCATTTAAGTTATGGTCAGCAAATCACCTCCCAAAATTACCAAGCGAGAGATGAGTCAAACTTAGTAGAATTTGAATTTGTCTTACCAGCAAAACAATACGACTTTAAAACTTCTGATTTATTGGTCAAATGGCATGTCCTAATTTTTGATTTATTAGAGCAAACAAATGGTTACACTCCAAATGTAGCTGCTCGTTCTTTGGCTTATATAAATTTGGCTTCTTACGAGGCCATGCTTCCAGCACATCCGGAATATCAAAGTCTTAGCGGCCAAATTCAAGATTACAATAGGCACGAAGATTACGATATTGGCCCAGAACAGTTTTCTAGTCCAGTTGCTATCAATAATGCCATTTTCTATATGATTGATGAGCTTTTTACCCCTGCTCCTTATGTATGGATGGAAAAAGTTTGGGCTTACAAAGATTCCGTTAATACCGTTTTAGCAGCCGATTTAGACGAAGATACCTTTCAGAAATCAAGAAACTACGGATTGGCCGTAGGCAAAATGATTTACGAATACTCCAAATCTGATGGTGGCCACCGCTCTTACCTCAGAAGTTATGACATGAACTATCTGTTGCCAGAATGTGAATCTTGTTTTGAAATACATCGTTCGGCAGATTTGGAGAACACAGGACCAATGCATCCAGGATGGCAATACAACAGGTCATTTATGATAGAAAATGATACTGATTTTGATATCAAACCTAAAGTAGTCTTCTCAAAGTATCCTAAATCGCCTTTTTATAAAATGGCAAATGATGTTTATGAGGAATCTAAAACAGTAAACCCAGGTAATAAGAAGTATGTGATTGCTAATTTTTGGGATGACGCAGCAGGATTTACTTATACCGCTCCGGGGCACTCCGCAGCCATTCTTACCTTGGTATTAAGAAAAGAACCTGTCACTCTTGAAAAAGCAGCCGAGCTTTATTGTAGATTGGGCTTAGCCCTTAATGATGCCATCATTTGTTCTTGGAAAGGCAAAATGAAACATAATTTGATACGTCCTGTAGCTTATATTAATAGGTATATTGATAGTGCATGGGAACCTAAATTATTGACACCACCTTTTCCTGAGTTTCCTTCTGGGCACTCTGTGCAATCTGCCGCTATGGCTACGGTACTTTCAGAAACTGTTGGCAGCGACATCGGTTTTACCGACTATTCCAAGTTTTGGGTAGGTGAGCCTAGAAAGTTCACTTCTTTTTGGGAAGCGGCCAATGAAACCAGTATTTCTAGGTTTTATGGAGGAATTCACTACATGGACGCCCTAGACCAAGGTCAAGATATGGGTAGATTAGTGGGTGAAAACATCTTGAAATTGAAGTTTCTCAAGGACTAG